A segment of the Streptomyces sp. L2 genome:
TTGCTCGGCCTGCTGACCTCCTCGAACTCGATCAGCACGCCCTGGGCGAGGGACGCGGCGAACACGAGCAGCACGAGTCCGGTGACGACGCGCATGGTGCTGCCCGGTTCGACCTCGGTGCGGCGCATCGCCAGATTCAGCGTCAGGGACTGCGTGGTGCCGGCCACCTTCCGGGCGAGCAGGTACGACAGCCACGGGAGGGTCAGGACGAGTCCGGCGCCGGTGAGCAGCACGCCGGCCACGACGAGGAGCCCGTTCACGCCGTCGCTCGTGGCGGGGTGGCTCGTGAGCCCGGTCGCGCAGTAGCCCGTGACGACGCCGAGCCCGGTGACCAGCAGCAGGCCGCCCCACCTGCGCGGCGGCTTCGGTACGGCCGTCCGCCGTACCGCCAGCGGATCCGCCGCGGCCTTGCGGGCGCTCGCCCGGCCGGTGAACCAGGCCAGCGCCGGGCAGCCGAGGAGGCAGAGGGCGACAGTCGTCCAGGACAGGGCGCCGTCGGCCGGATACCAGCGCAGGGCGGGCAGGCCGGAGCGGGACATGACCTGGTTGAGGATCCAGTACTCCCCGAGTCCGACGAGTGAGCCGAGCAGCGCCGCGGCGACGGTCTCGGCGGCGTTCACGCGCTGGGTGCCCCGGGTGCTCAGGCCCAGCAGGCGCAGCGAGGCGAGCCGGCGGGTGCGGCTGGCCGCGGAGAGCCGGGCGCAGACCGAGAGGAAGACGGCCAGCGGGAGCAGGACCAGGGTGGCCAGGGCGAAGCGGAGGTTGGTGAGGGTGGAGGGGTCGACGACGGGGACCGGGGCGTAGGGGTAGCCGAAGGATTTCAGGGCCGCGGTGTCGGGATCGCCGGTGATCCGGGACCGGGTCGTGCCGACGTAGGCGTACAGCTCGTCGGGATCCGCGAGGCCGGCCGGGCCGATGAGGCCCTTCTCGCGGCCCGGCAGGAGTCCCTTGAGGGCGGGTTCGGAGCGCAGCAGGACGTGCAGCCGCGGGGAGACGAACAGCTGTCCGGGGCCGGGGAGTTCGCCGAGCCCGGGCGGCGGGGTCCGGTCGCCGTGGCTGCCCGCGGCGATGAAGACCCGGGTGAACGGACTGGATCCGTGCGGGTCCGTCCGCTCCAGGACGAGCGTGGCGCCGGGCCCCGCGTGCCGGGCCGACGTCGTCCGGGGCTCGCGGGCCGCGGCCCGGCCGTCGTGCGCGTCGAGGATCGCCGGGATGGTCAGGACGAGGGCGAGGCAGCACACACCGAGCGAACTGCCCGCCGCCATCAGGAAGAAGCGGACGCGGTTGCCCCGGCCGGCACCGGACAGCAGGCGCAGGCCGAGCAGGAGCTCCCTCACACCGCCTCCCGCGGGGTGAGGACGCCGTCGGCCATCGTGTAACGGCTGTCGGCCCGCGCGGCGACCGCAGGGTCATGCGTCACCAGGACGACGGCGGTGCCCTGGGAGCGTGCCAGGTCCAGGAACTCCTCCAGCACGGCGGAGGCGTTGGCGCTGTCCAGCGAGCCCGTCGGCTCGTCGGCGAAGACGACGGCCGGGCGGTGGACCAGCGCCCGGGCCACGGCGACGCGCTGGCTCTGGCCGCCGGACACCTGTGAGGGCCGCCGTTCCCGCAGCTCGCCGAGTCCGAGACGGTCCAGCACCACGCCTGCCGCCGCCAGTGCGGGCTTCTTGCGCTGCCCCGCGAGGCGGAGGGGGAGCGCGGTGTTCTCCTCGATGGTCAGTTCGGGCAGCAATTCCCCGTACTGGAACACGAATCCGAAGCTCTCCCGGCGCAGCGAACTGATCTGCTCGTCGTCGAGGTCCGCGAGCACCCG
Coding sequences within it:
- a CDS encoding ABC transporter permease; this translates as MRELLLGLRLLSGAGRGNRVRFFLMAAGSSLGVCCLALVLTIPAILDAHDGRAAAREPRTTSARHAGPGATLVLERTDPHGSSPFTRVFIAAGSHGDRTPPPGLGELPGPGQLFVSPRLHVLLRSEPALKGLLPGREKGLIGPAGLADPDELYAYVGTTRSRITGDPDTAALKSFGYPYAPVPVVDPSTLTNLRFALATLVLLPLAVFLSVCARLSAASRTRRLASLRLLGLSTRGTQRVNAAETVAAALLGSLVGLGEYWILNQVMSRSGLPALRWYPADGALSWTTVALCLLGCPALAWFTGRASARKAAADPLAVRRTAVPKPPRRWGGLLLVTGLGVVTGYCATGLTSHPATSDGVNGLLVVAGVLLTGAGLVLTLPWLSYLLARKVAGTTQSLTLNLAMRRTEVEPGSTMRVVTGLVLLVFAASLAQGVLIEFEEVSRPSNPVQDYSLPLSAVTGQEQSRLTGLPGVRAHAVTMDSWTDPRASDVPTQATALIATCAQLSRLVERADGCEEGRVMRLVDPNSAADPDIRPGAAFPFHLREGRRQVSLKLTIPAATVVFRPYDPSAVGGASVILPPSALPARARPQSGAFVLDSTSDPGTVRSVLDGIGAVAPTVAVEPVGVNVDSLQQIAVIETLLVLGMIMGMVIGVGAFLVSVTDRAVERRAQITAITLIGARTRTLRAVQSTQVVLPLTIGLVLALVSGKLAESGYLVTGGGAVRWDFAGIPLLACAALGVVVAATLGTLPLVGRRIDPELIRRD
- a CDS encoding ABC transporter ATP-binding protein, with amino-acid sequence MRDAHLSVARGEVVAITGQSGSGKSSLLYCLAGVLPAGRGRVCFKGRVLADLDDEQISSLRRESFGFVFQYGELLPELTIEENTALPLRLAGQRKKPALAAAGVVLDRLGLGELRERRPSQVSGGQSQRVAVARALVHRPAVVFADEPTGSLDSANASAVLEEFLDLARSQGTAVVLVTHDPAVAARADSRYTMADGVLTPREAV